A window from Acidobacteriota bacterium encodes these proteins:
- a CDS encoding ABC transporter permease, translated as MLNYAARRIGLSLLIVVLAVSLLFGMIHMIPGDPASVLLGPRATPELRAELNQRMGLDQPVMVQLGRFLLNALRGDLGEDVFSNRPVTTIVLEQLPYTVILVLLAIGCAALIGIPLGCYSAIRRNSWLDRVTAVMSVSFIAVPSFIIALYALLILSVKLRWFPAMGAGETGNLPDQLRHLVLPTFALGLGWVGYISRLVRSSMLEVIEEQHVRTARAFGLPEWVVIRDYALRIAILPTVTVIGLGIGMTLSSALFTEIVFSRPGIGKLLHESVMTRNYPVVMGTVLITTIFFVVATLLSDLVNAWLDPRLRSESR; from the coding sequence ATGCTGAACTACGCCGCGCGCCGGATCGGCCTATCGCTACTGATCGTCGTCCTGGCGGTCTCGTTGCTGTTCGGCATGATCCACATGATCCCCGGTGATCCGGCCAGCGTCCTGCTGGGTCCACGAGCGACACCGGAGCTGCGCGCAGAGTTGAACCAACGGATGGGTCTGGATCAACCGGTGATGGTCCAACTCGGCCGCTTTTTGTTGAACGCCCTCCGCGGCGATCTGGGTGAGGACGTGTTCTCCAACCGTCCGGTGACCACCATCGTCCTCGAACAGTTGCCGTACACCGTCATCCTGGTATTGCTGGCGATCGGCTGCGCGGCGCTTATCGGCATCCCGCTCGGCTGCTACTCGGCGATCCGTCGAAACTCCTGGCTCGATCGCGTCACGGCCGTGATGTCGGTCAGCTTCATCGCGGTACCGTCATTCATCATCGCGTTGTATGCGCTACTCATTCTCTCCGTGAAGCTTCGTTGGTTTCCGGCGATGGGTGCCGGCGAGACCGGCAACCTACCGGATCAACTCAGACATCTGGTGCTGCCCACCTTCGCGCTGGGCCTGGGTTGGGTCGGTTACATCTCGCGTCTCGTGCGCAGTTCCATGCTGGAAGTCATCGAAGAGCAACACGTGCGCACCGCAAGGGCGTTCGGGCTCCCGGAGTGGGTGGTCATCCGGGACTACGCACTTCGAATCGCCATCCTGCCGACGGTGACCGTCATCGGTCTCGGGATCGGCATGACACTCTCCAGTGCGCTGTTCACGGAGATCGTCTTCTCTCGACCGGGGATCGGAAAATTACTTCACGAGTCCGTCATGACACGTAACTACCCCGTCGTCATGGGCACCGTCCTGATCACGACGATCTTCTTCGTGGTCGCGACCCTGCTCTCGGATCTCGTCAACGCGTGGCTCGACCCACGTCTTAGAAGTGAGTCCCGTTGA
- a CDS encoding ABC transporter permease — MGHTLRRLRSDRLGFLGLIIVSTIVLVTILANVLAPYDPVDIDVDARLLSPSSDHLLGTDQLGRDILSRVLVGSQVALKVSLIAISVSLTLGLLLGMLAGFGPRWLDRVLVVGFDTVRSFPTIMFALAVVSLIGPSLNTVIGVVILTSIPIYGRIVRTQTLATRDRDFIKAEQAMDASTGRILFRHVLPNIAAPLLILASMDVPVVVGMEAGLSFLGLGVSPPTPSWGSILNDGYSFIRNSPWPIIAGGIPLIVVTLGFTFLGEALRDILDPKLRRSGRRAS; from the coding sequence ATGGGTCATACGCTCCGTCGATTGCGGTCCGATCGTCTCGGCTTTCTTGGGCTGATCATCGTATCCACCATCGTCCTGGTCACGATCCTGGCCAACGTTCTGGCACCCTACGATCCCGTGGACATCGACGTGGACGCACGCTTGCTGTCGCCCTCGTCCGATCATCTGCTTGGCACGGATCAGCTGGGTCGCGACATCCTCTCCCGCGTTCTGGTGGGGAGTCAGGTGGCGCTGAAGGTGTCGCTGATCGCGATCTCCGTCTCGTTGACCCTGGGTCTCCTGCTGGGGATGCTCGCCGGATTCGGGCCACGCTGGCTCGACCGCGTTCTTGTCGTAGGCTTCGACACCGTGCGATCGTTTCCGACGATCATGTTTGCGCTTGCGGTGGTCTCGTTGATCGGTCCGTCGCTGAACACCGTCATCGGCGTCGTGATCCTCACCTCCATTCCGATCTATGGGCGCATCGTACGGACCCAGACTCTTGCAACGCGGGATCGTGATTTCATCAAGGCCGAGCAGGCGATGGACGCGAGCACCGGTCGAATCCTGTTCCGTCACGTGCTTCCCAACATCGCGGCGCCCCTCCTGATACTGGCGTCGATGGACGTTCCTGTCGTCGTCGGGATGGAGGCCGGACTCAGTTTCCTGGGTCTCGGCGTCAGCCCACCGACACCAAGCTGGGGCAGTATCCTGAACGACGGCTACTCGTTCATCCGCAATTCGCCGTGGCCGATCATCGCCGGCGGGATCCCTCTGATCGTGGTGACGCTTGGGTTTACGTTTCTAGGCGAGGCTCTGCGGGACATCCTGGATCCCAAACTTCGCAGAAGCGGCAGGCGGGCATCGTGA